A stretch of the Nitrospirota bacterium genome encodes the following:
- a CDS encoding acyl carrier protein, translating to MATKDKVLQVIYSGIDAVNQVSAKEARLNKEPETALMGEAGKLDSLGLVNLIVAIEQKLEEEFDVTVNLADGQAMSLKDNPFATVSTLADYIAGILEQRKP from the coding sequence ATGGCGACGAAAGACAAGGTGCTCCAGGTCATTTACAGCGGCATCGATGCCGTCAACCAGGTGTCAGCCAAGGAGGCCCGGTTGAACAAGGAGCCGGAGACGGCCCTGATGGGAGAGGCGGGGAAATTGGACTCACTCGGACTGGTGAATCTGATCGTGGCGATCGAGCAGAAGCTTGAAGAGGAGTTTGACGTGACGGTCAACCTGGCGGACGGCCAGGCCATGTCGCTGAAGGACAATCCCTTCGCCACGGTGTCGACGCTCGCCGACTACATCGCGGGGATTTTGGAGCAACGGAAGCCATGA
- a CDS encoding HAD-IIIC family phosphatase: MSVPVFKGAIISDFNAGNFEGCLKNSEDLPGVDPVLAPFGQVVPALLQDDFECWRNAPDFAVVWARPQSVIPSFARLLRYETVPADLLLSEVDAYWALLERAGARVKFLFVPTWTAPAHHREFGLLDLKAGVGPAHALMQMNLRLAEHCGKSPNIHLLNSQRWVEAAGRHAFNPKLWYMGKIAFGNDVFIEAAREVKAALRGLTGQSKKLVLVDLDDTLWGGIVGDLGWENIALGGHDAVGEAFADFQRTLKALTRRGVLLGIVSKNDEAVALEALRRHPEMVLRPEDFVGWRINWQDKAENILDLVRSLNLGLQSVVFIDDNPVERDRVREALPEVFVPEWPADTTLYESTLLSLRCFNAASITAEDAQRTRLYAAEGQREDLKRQLGSVEAWLKTLDVRVTVERLQPANLQRTTQLLNKTNQMNLTTRRMSEAELSEWAAGANRRLWTIRVADRFGDSGLTGIVSVESRAGLATIVDFVLSCRVMGRRVEEAMLHLAGEYARSQGARTLHARYVATEKNRPCLEFWQKSGFAAAEGALFSWDLSNPYPRPDTVTIEGKDA, translated from the coding sequence ATGAGCGTGCCGGTCTTCAAGGGCGCCATCATTTCCGATTTCAACGCCGGAAACTTCGAAGGGTGCCTGAAAAACAGCGAGGATCTGCCCGGCGTGGATCCCGTGCTGGCGCCCTTCGGCCAGGTGGTCCCGGCGCTGCTGCAGGACGACTTCGAGTGCTGGCGGAACGCCCCGGATTTCGCCGTGGTGTGGGCGCGGCCGCAGAGCGTCATCCCGTCCTTCGCCCGGCTGCTCCGCTATGAGACGGTGCCGGCGGATCTCCTGCTGTCCGAGGTGGATGCCTACTGGGCCCTGCTGGAGCGGGCCGGCGCGCGGGTGAAATTTCTCTTCGTGCCGACCTGGACGGCCCCCGCCCACCACCGGGAGTTCGGCTTGCTGGATTTGAAGGCCGGCGTCGGTCCGGCGCACGCGCTGATGCAGATGAACCTGCGTCTCGCCGAGCACTGCGGGAAGTCGCCCAACATCCATCTCCTCAACAGCCAGCGGTGGGTCGAGGCGGCCGGGCGGCACGCCTTCAATCCCAAACTCTGGTACATGGGGAAGATCGCCTTCGGCAACGACGTGTTCATCGAGGCGGCGCGGGAGGTCAAGGCGGCCCTGCGGGGTCTGACCGGCCAATCGAAGAAGCTCGTCCTGGTGGATCTCGATGACACGCTCTGGGGCGGCATCGTGGGGGACTTGGGATGGGAGAACATCGCGCTGGGAGGCCACGACGCCGTCGGAGAGGCGTTCGCGGACTTTCAGCGGACCCTCAAGGCGCTGACCCGGCGCGGCGTGCTGCTGGGCATCGTGAGCAAGAACGACGAGGCGGTGGCCCTGGAAGCCCTCAGACGCCATCCGGAAATGGTGCTCCGGCCGGAAGACTTCGTCGGCTGGCGGATCAACTGGCAGGACAAGGCCGAGAACATCCTGGATCTGGTGAGGAGTCTGAATCTCGGCCTGCAGTCGGTCGTGTTCATCGACGACAACCCGGTCGAGCGAGACCGGGTCCGGGAGGCCCTGCCCGAGGTCTTCGTGCCCGAATGGCCGGCCGACACCACGCTCTATGAAAGCACCCTGCTGAGCCTCCGCTGCTTCAACGCCGCGTCCATCACGGCGGAAGACGCGCAGCGGACCCGCCTCTACGCCGCGGAAGGACAACGGGAGGATTTGAAGCGGCAATTGGGTTCGGTGGAGGCCTGGCTCAAGACCCTGGACGTCCGGGTGACCGTCGAGAGGCTGCAACCGGCCAACCTTCAACGGACGACGCAGTTGTTGAATAAGACCAATCAGATGAACCTGACGACGAGACGGATGTCCGAAGCGGAGCTGTCGGAATGGGCCGCCGGGGCGAACCGTCGTCTGTGGACGATCCGGGTGGCCGACCGGTTCGGAGATTCCGGCCTGACCGGCATCGTCAGCGTGGAGTCCCGTGCCGGCCTCGCCACGATCGTGGACTTCGTGCTGAGCTGCCGGGTGATGGGCAGGCGGGTGGAGGAAGCCATGCTCCATCTCGCCGGCGAATATGCCCGCTCGCAGGGGGCCCGGACCCTCCATGCACGCTATGTGGCGACGGAAAAGAACCGTCCCTGCCTCGAATTCTGGCAGAAGTCAGGATTTGCCGCAGCCGAAGGGGCGCTGTTTTCCTGGGACCTGAGCAACCCCTATCCCAGGCCGGACACCGTCACTATCGAGGGGAAGGATGCCTAG